In the Flavobacterium sp. J372 genome, one interval contains:
- the rpsJ gene encoding 30S ribosomal protein S10, with translation MSQKIRIKLKSYDHSLVDKSAEKIVKTVKSTGAVVTGPIPLPTHKKIFTVLRSPHVNKKSREQFEVSSYKRLLDIYSSSSKTIDALMKLELPSGVEVEIKV, from the coding sequence ATGAGTCAGAAAATCAGAATAAAACTAAAATCATACGATCACAGCCTTGTAGACAAGTCTGCTGAAAAGATCGTTAAGACTGTAAAAAGCACAGGAGCTGTAGTAACAGGCCCTATTCCGCTTCCTACACACAAAAAGATTTTTACCGTACTGCGCTCGCCGCACGTAAACAAAAAATCAAGGGAGCAGTTTGAGGTTAGCTCTTACAAGAGGCTTCTTGATATTTACAGCTCTTCTTCTAAAACCATTGATGCCCTAATGAAATTAGAACTGCCAAGCGGTGTAGAAGTTGAAATCAAAGTGTGA
- the rplC gene encoding 50S ribosomal protein L3: MSGLIGRKIGMTSIFDENGKNIPCTVIEAGPCVVTQVRTNEVDGYEALQLGFDDKTEKHAVKAAQGHFKKAGTSAKKKVVEFQDFATEHKLGDVITVDVFAEGEFVDVKGVSKGKGFQGVVKRHGFGGVGQSTHGQHNRLRAPGSVGASSYPSRVFKGMRMAGRTGGENVTVQNLRVLKVVADKNLLVVKGAIPGHKNSYVIIQK, translated from the coding sequence ATGTCTGGGTTAATTGGAAGAAAAATCGGCATGACCAGTATTTTCGACGAGAACGGGAAGAACATTCCTTGTACCGTGATAGAAGCTGGACCATGCGTTGTTACCCAAGTCAGAACCAACGAGGTTGACGGGTATGAAGCGTTGCAACTTGGTTTCGATGACAAAACAGAAAAGCATGCTGTTAAAGCGGCTCAGGGCCACTTTAAAAAGGCAGGTACTTCTGCTAAGAAGAAAGTCGTTGAATTCCAGGATTTCGCAACTGAGCACAAATTAGGTGATGTTATCACTGTAGACGTTTTCGCAGAAGGCGAATTCGTGGATGTAAAAGGAGTATCAAAAGGTAAAGGCTTCCAAGGTGTTGTAAAGCGCCACGGTTTTGGTGGTGTTGGGCAGTCTACTCACGGTCAGCACAACCGTCTTAGGGCTCCTGGTTCTGTGGGTGCATCTTCTTATCCTTCAAGGGTATTTAAGGGAATGCGCATGGCAGGCCGTACAGGTGGTGAAAATGTAACAGTTCAAAACCTTAGAGTTTTAAAAGTTGTTGCCGATAAGAACCTTTTAGTAGTAAAAGGCGCTATACCGGGGCACAAAAACTCTTATGTAATCATTCAGAAGTAA